One genomic region from Nitrospira sp. encodes:
- a CDS encoding outer membrane protein transport protein, protein MIATCPAVVSAGSFRIYDHSASATGQASAFTAQADDASAGYYNPAGMTQLRGVQLSAGTTLIAGGFSFQNAAGTQANGDLRGSVAVPPPSNFYITANLKDLGIGSSESTAVGLAVFSPFGTLTRWPDSSPFATATTKAAFELIDIRPSIAFRPLPDLAIGLGADVYTFSGAFGEGQVERQFRWPGGRGIPAGTGMELNGRDTAAGFNASLLYTPLRNEDGRPLVNIGLIYRSQATLHLDGQLLAGGTHVADARTTFVVPQVLTGGIALWPVRNTEREWKLELDVDYTGWKSVRNLDAHLSNGLTVATPANWISGYTVMIGTEHKWLNPAPLPDWDVALRAGYWHSQKAIPDQTFNPAIPDGDNHAVSTGIGFMCREHGRFLGVIPCGGSGKTLSPKGLGLDLAYQAILYENRTVAGNINPTVNGTYRTTLHVGSINLRVNF, encoded by the coding sequence ATGATCGCCACGTGTCCGGCTGTGGTGTCAGCAGGCAGTTTTCGCATTTACGATCACAGTGCCTCGGCAACCGGTCAAGCGTCCGCATTCACGGCCCAAGCCGACGATGCCTCGGCCGGGTACTACAATCCGGCCGGCATGACCCAACTCCGCGGCGTGCAACTGTCGGCCGGCACCACACTCATCGCCGGTGGGTTCTCGTTCCAGAATGCCGCAGGCACGCAGGCCAATGGAGACCTTCGCGGCAGTGTGGCCGTTCCGCCTCCATCTAATTTCTACATCACCGCGAACCTCAAGGATCTCGGCATCGGTTCGTCCGAGAGCACCGCGGTCGGCCTGGCCGTCTTCAGCCCCTTCGGCACATTAACCCGTTGGCCGGACAGCAGCCCCTTTGCGACCGCCACCACCAAAGCCGCCTTCGAGTTGATCGATATTCGTCCGTCCATCGCCTTTAGACCGCTGCCAGATCTGGCCATCGGCTTGGGAGCGGATGTGTATACCTTTTCGGGAGCGTTCGGCGAAGGGCAAGTGGAGCGTCAGTTTCGCTGGCCGGGCGGGCGCGGCATTCCCGCCGGGACCGGCATGGAATTGAATGGGCGGGACACGGCGGCCGGCTTCAATGCCAGCCTGCTGTACACGCCGTTGCGAAATGAAGATGGCCGCCCGCTCGTCAACATCGGCCTCATCTATCGCAGCCAGGCCACGCTGCATCTCGACGGCCAATTGCTCGCCGGCGGTACCCATGTGGCGGACGCCCGCACGACCTTTGTCGTGCCGCAGGTACTCACCGGCGGCATCGCACTCTGGCCCGTTCGCAACACAGAACGGGAATGGAAATTGGAATTGGATGTGGACTATACAGGCTGGAAATCGGTCCGCAACCTGGACGCTCACTTGTCGAACGGCCTCACCGTCGCCACCCCGGCCAACTGGATCAGCGGCTACACCGTGATGATCGGAACGGAGCACAAATGGCTGAATCCCGCACCGCTGCCGGATTGGGACGTCGCCTTGCGCGCCGGGTACTGGCATTCCCAGAAAGCCATTCCCGACCAAACCTTCAACCCTGCTATCCCCGACGGCGACAACCATGCCGTCTCCACCGGAATCGGGTTCATGTGCCGGGAACATGGCCGGTTTCTCGGGGTCATTCCTTGCGGCGGGTCCGGCAAAACGCTCAGCCCCAAGGGACTCGGTCTCGACCTGGCCTACCAGGCCATCCTGTATGAAAATAGAACCGTCGCCGGCAACATCAATCCAACCGTCAACGGTACCTATCGCACGACCTTGCATGTCGGCTCCATTAACCTCCGGGTGAATTTTTGA